The following coding sequences lie in one Rutidosis leptorrhynchoides isolate AG116_Rl617_1_P2 chromosome 4, CSIRO_AGI_Rlap_v1, whole genome shotgun sequence genomic window:
- the LOC139845603 gene encoding uncharacterized protein codes for MAIPTGDTINGAATANGGQSAVPENSAVAHSQHALLHRINLTAKWTRDEQSLFEKLLKEYASEKRVVQFAKIARQLNDKTIRDVALRFRWMLNNKLPDDKRKKDDSNSSRKHKVKKRKVDVQQSEPSSGGTHRDSDLPYSQSPTSMNNDDVISCAAIDGPSPMLLEQNAKALQQISENCNAMKLYENVNIIAQTRNNIVAILNDRAYDILKQKGMPPLNIKLNDELAHSIVFQPYSF; via the exons ATGGCAATCCCAACTGGAGATACCATCAATGGAGCTGCCACCGCCAACGGTGGTCAATCCGCCGTGCCGGAGAATTCTGCGGTGGCTCATTCTCAACATGCTTTATTGCACCGCATTAATCTTACAGCCAAATGGACCCGTGATGAACAATCTTTATTTGAAAAACTTCTCAAAGA ATATGCCTCAGAAAAGCGAGTAGTACAATTTGCGAAGATTGCAAGACAGTTGAATGACAAAACAATACGGGATGTGGCACTACGTTTTAGATGGATGCTGAAT AACAAGCTTCCAGATGATAAGCGAAAGAAAGACGATAGCAATTCATCAAGGAAGCACAAAGTAAAAAAA aGAAAAGTTGATGTACAACAGTCGGAACCATCTTCTGGTGGGACACATCGTGACAGCGATCTTCCGTATTCTCAATCACCGACCTCAATGAACAATGATGATGTCATCTCTTGTGCAG CTATTGATGGTCCGTCGCCCATGCTTCTTGAACAAAATGCCAAAGCCTTGCAACAAATTTCTGAAAATTGTAATGCAATGAAG TTGTACGAGAACGTAAATATCATTGCTCAAACAAGGAATAACATTGTTGCAATCTTGAACGA tCGCGCATATGATATACTAAAGCAAAAGGGTATGCCACCTCTGAACATAAAGCTTAACGACGAGCTTGCACATTCTATAGTTTTCCAGCCGTATagcttttga